A genomic region of Caenorhabditis elegans chromosome V contains the following coding sequences:
- the nhr-222 gene encoding Nuclear Hormone Receptor family (Confirmed by transcript evidence) has product MRCSLTSPSKQCSICQRPAFGQNYGSFSCDACKMFFRRCIMLDLQFECIYQKRCFDKFTEHRRVPRCKACRFQKCLDTGMFIRPSTLPKIESHSEHALVAILSQLSYLNARRMTVLLNKFSFENPKLQDVARRKKLTIVDQSSAYDMSDADWRFFTMYTTIEFLLNLDFMEKLEHSDKMVLLQNFSAKATLLFNSLRTVRGNNDRLTTPGGHEIVPDLMSTLFNVSLSFIRQIRSRVVSKLIELEITDEEFLLVTVILFCDPAISGLSSHAISILTPLRICYTSCLFQHCQITCQKNFPTKFVDLLSLSHVVNKNIEDIQSLTVIVKFYLKTSECKKLFTDII; this is encoded by the exons ATGCGGTGCAGCCTAACTTCTCCTTCAAAACAATGCTCTATATGTCAACGCCCAGCTTTTGGACAAAATTATGGC AGTTTCTCATGTGACGCgtgtaaaatgtttttccgtCGATGTATCATGCTTGACCTACAATTTGAATGTATTTATCAAAAACGGTGCTTTGACA aattcacaGAGCATCGCCGTGTGCCCCGTTGCAAAGCCtgtcgatttcaaaaatgtctggaCACTGGAATGTTCATAAGACCATCCACTCTTCCAAAAATCGAGTCTCATTCCGAACATGCTTTGGTGGCAATTTTGAGCCAACTCTCGTACCTGAATGCTCGGAGAATGACAGTTTTGCTGAacaaattttcgtttgaaaatccaaaattgcaAGATGTGGCGAggagaaaaaagttgacaatTGTTGACCAA AGTTCCGCCTATGATATGTCGGACGCTGATTGGAGGTTTTTCACGATGTACACAACGATAGAATTCCTGCTCAACTTGgatttcatggaaaaattggagcaTTCGGATAAG ATGGTTCTGCTGCAAAATTTCTCTGCAAAAGCCACACTGCTATTCAACTCACTGAGAACTGTACGCGGGAATAATGACCGTTTGACCACTCCAGGAGGCCATGAAATAGTACCAGATCTTATGAGCAC actgTTCAACGTGTCGCTGAGCTTTATTCGCCAAATACGCAGCCGAGTAGTTAGCAAGCTCATAGAGCTCGAGATCACCGATGAGGAGTTCCTCCTGGTTACGGTTATACTTTTTTGCGACCCAG CCATATCCGGGCTATCATCACATGCTATATCGATCCTAACCCCCTTAAGAATATGCTACACATCTTGCCTCTTTCAACATTGCCAAATaacttgccaaaaaaactTCCCAACCAAATTTGTGGATCTCCTCTCGCTAAGTCATGTTGTGAACAAGAACATTGAAGATATTCAAAGCCTGACagtaattgtaaaattttatttgaaaacttcagaGTGTAAAAAACTATTCACAGATattatatga
- the srbc-67 gene encoding Serpentine Receptor, class BC (Class B-like) (Confirmed by transcript evidence), producing MTAFLIPSILTTIVICQINIFLNSSLLFTIFCLKGITSKSDMSLVYSRFAADIGYSCSIIVFKLYVLAGMISKTFILKNIIFFVIRATVILGIIRTSLLFIISLDRIIALFSSQFYNPNRRKLPLSVIFLIISSSIAFDHFIMFGYCENVIDTPIDCDSARCCYNACYAHFWISREQVMFCCIVMMTVLLSLKLVVCTYFTHNQHARILSRATQIAMIDSTTLILFNLIPILTHVWFASSDYQTYASITTLSRNLGFLMNTLIIFRILMRDKKHVVPLKISS from the exons ATGACAGCTTTTTTGATACCAAGTATTCTTACAACTATTGTGATTTGTCAaattaacatatttttgaactcaTCTTTGCTATTTACCATTTTCTGCTTAAAAGGAATCACGTCCAAATCCGATATGTCACTAGTCTACTCAAGATTTGCGGCAGATATCGGTTATAGTTGTTCAA TTATTGTTTTCAAACTATACGTCTTGGCTGGAATGATTTCTAAGACATTTATCCTTAAGAAcatcatattttttgttattaggGCAACTGTGATACTGGGGATCATTCGAACAAGTTTGttatttataatttcattGGATCGAATAATTGCTCtattttcttctcaattttacaACCCAAATCGTCGAAAGCTTCCATTGTCTGTCATTTTCCTTATCATATCCAGCTCGATAGCTTTTGATCATTTTATAATGTTCGGATATTGTGAGAATGTCATAGATACTCCAATCGACTGCGATAGTGCCAGATGTTGTTATAATGCGTGTTATGCTCACTTTTGGATTTCACGGGAACAAGTTATGTTCTGTTGTATAGTTATGATGACAGTTTTGTTATCATTGAAGCTAGTAGTTTGCACATACTTCACACATAATCAACACGCTCGAATTTTGTCAAGA gcaaCTCAAATAGCAATGATTGACTCCACTACTCTTATTTTATTCAACCTTATTCCAATTCTAACTCATGTTTGGTTTGCGTCTTCAGATTATCAAACATACGCGTCTATTACTACTCTATCCAGAAATCTcggatttttaatgaataccttaattatttttcgaatactTATGAGAGACAAAAAACATGTGGTGCCTTTGAAGATTTCTTCATGa
- the nhr-93 gene encoding Nuclear Hormone Receptor family (Confirmed by transcript evidence), whose translation MVCARPAHGYHCDVTTCKGCKSFFRRMYLLRSEIKCSGRNDCFDLKKRIEPLLRCRSCRYRKCLLVGMNPEALVFNMLTKEDSIIKVINSLDYLDQKVEKFRLCAYNPDWATMGGLADLIKNNGKLNQVDKYGPFPGWPLDPDHEFAHQNFYRDLKAFSTDRKEWRLFNLLASIEYSKTFLFFQNLDLPDQLRVLKHTAAGCSSLSCSFFTLRQKYEDIRQPDGTQRPSKLAPGYALFSALIGPMRRVGTQYFEYLLLKALYLCNPAIPGLTVQAQHVLERERRLYSNILMEFCLRNYSNGATKFVDVIQLIGVLEWQQKNLKDLHVLLLTPVLSQLPGDFCVSFVHELVFD comes from the exons ATGGTATGTGCTCGTCCAGCACATGGCTATCATTGTGACGTGACAACATGCAAAGGATGCAAGTCCTTTTTCCGTCGAATGTATCTATTGAGGTCTGAAATAAAATGCAGTGGTAGAAATGAttgttttgatttgaaaaagcgAA TTGAACCACTGCTCCGGTGTCGGTCGTGTAGATACAGGAAATGTCTGCTAGTTGGTATGAACCCCGAAGCTCTAGTGTTCAATATGCTAACCAAGGAAGATTCCATAATAAAAGTAATCAATTCATTGGATTACTTGGATCAGAAGgttgaaaaattccgattaTGCGCCTATAATCCAGATTGGGCAACAATGGGAGGGCTGGCggatttgattaaaaataatgGGAAACTGAATCAAGTTGATAAATATgga CCTTTTCCCGGATGGCCCCTCGATCCGGATCACGAGTTTGCGCACCAGAATTTTTATCGAGATCTTAAAGCGTTCTCAACTGACAG AAAAGAATGGAGATTGTTCAACTTGCTTGCATCaatagaatattcaaaaacattcctatttttccaaaatcttgaCTTGCCTGACCAGTTGAGAGTACTAAAACACACAGCAGCAGGCTGTAGTAGTCTAAGTTGCTCGTTTTTCACTTTAAGGCAAAAATATGAAGATATACGACAACCGGATGGAACACAGCGGCCTTCTAAATT agcACCTGGCTATGCACTGTTCTCAGCACTGATAGGACCGATGAGACGGGTCGGTACTCAATACTTTGAGTATTTGCTGCTAAAAGCATTATATTTGTGCAATCCAG CGATTCCTGGCTTAACAGTTCAAGCTCAACATGTGCTGGAAAGAGAGCGTCGGTTATATTCCAACATTCTAATGGAGTTTTGTCTTCGGAATTATTCAAATGGAGCAACGAAATTTGTAGATGTTATTCAACTGATTGGAGTGCTGGAATGGCAACAGAAGAACTTGAAGGATCTTCACGTGTTATTGTTAACACCAGTGC
- the nhr-93 gene encoding Nuclear Hormone Receptor family (Partially confirmed by transcript evidence), whose protein sequence is MKCHIIEDCKNTRNFRVYQQRLEDNTRHMEVVYCNTFSNVWMSENNVEIKLISTKILKPSKCMVCARPAHGYHCDVTTCKGCKSFFRRMYLLRSEIKCSGRNDCFDLKKRIEPLLRCRSCRYRKCLLVGMNPEALVFNMLTKEDSIIKVINSLDYLDQKVEKFRLCAYNPDWATMGGLADLIKNNGKLNQVDKYGPFPGWPLDPDHEFAHQNFYRDLKAFSTDRKEWRLFNLLASIEYSKTFLFFQNLDLPDQLRVLKHTAAGCSSLSCSFFTLRQKYEDIRQPDGTQRPSKLAPGYALFSALIGPMRRVGTQYFEYLLLKALYLCNPAIPGLTVQAQHVLERERRLYSNILMEFCLRNYSNGATKFVDVIQLIGVLEWQQKNLKDLHVLLLTPVLSQLPGDFCVSFVHELVFD, encoded by the exons ATGAAGTGTCATATTATCGAAGACTGCAAGAACACCAGGAATTTT AGAGTATACCAACAAAGATTGGAAGATAATACTCGTCATATGGAAGTTGTCTATTGTAACACTTTTTCAAACGTTTGGATGTCTGAGAACAATgtcgaaattaaattaatcagt acaaaaattctGAAGCCTTCAAAATGCATGGTATGTGCTCGTCCAGCACATGGCTATCATTGTGACGTGACAACATGCAAAGGATGCAAGTCCTTTTTCCGTCGAATGTATCTATTGAGGTCTGAAATAAAATGCAGTGGTAGAAATGAttgttttgatttgaaaaagcgAA TTGAACCACTGCTCCGGTGTCGGTCGTGTAGATACAGGAAATGTCTGCTAGTTGGTATGAACCCCGAAGCTCTAGTGTTCAATATGCTAACCAAGGAAGATTCCATAATAAAAGTAATCAATTCATTGGATTACTTGGATCAGAAGgttgaaaaattccgattaTGCGCCTATAATCCAGATTGGGCAACAATGGGAGGGCTGGCggatttgattaaaaataatgGGAAACTGAATCAAGTTGATAAATATgga CCTTTTCCCGGATGGCCCCTCGATCCGGATCACGAGTTTGCGCACCAGAATTTTTATCGAGATCTTAAAGCGTTCTCAACTGACAG AAAAGAATGGAGATTGTTCAACTTGCTTGCATCaatagaatattcaaaaacattcctatttttccaaaatcttgaCTTGCCTGACCAGTTGAGAGTACTAAAACACACAGCAGCAGGCTGTAGTAGTCTAAGTTGCTCGTTTTTCACTTTAAGGCAAAAATATGAAGATATACGACAACCGGATGGAACACAGCGGCCTTCTAAATT agcACCTGGCTATGCACTGTTCTCAGCACTGATAGGACCGATGAGACGGGTCGGTACTCAATACTTTGAGTATTTGCTGCTAAAAGCATTATATTTGTGCAATCCAG CGATTCCTGGCTTAACAGTTCAAGCTCAACATGTGCTGGAAAGAGAGCGTCGGTTATATTCCAACATTCTAATGGAGTTTTGTCTTCGGAATTATTCAAATGGAGCAACGAAATTTGTAGATGTTATTCAACTGATTGGAGTGCTGGAATGGCAACAGAAGAACTTGAAGGATCTTCACGTGTTATTGTTAACACCAGTGC
- the srbc-67 gene encoding Serpentine Receptor, class BC (Class B-like) (Partially confirmed by transcript evidence), translating into MTAFLIPSILTTIVICQINIFLNSSLLFTIFCLKGITSKSDMSLVYSRFAADIGYSCSIIVFKLYVLAGMISKTFILKNIIFFVIRATVILGIIRTSLLFIISLDRIIALFSSQFYNPNRRKLPLSVIFLIISSSIAFDHFIMFGYCENVIDTPIDCDSARCCYNACYAHFWISREQVMFCCIVMMTVLLSLKLVVCTYFTHNQHARILSRAVRYSTTLPFYDDFFLNKKKPTKNCIVFLSMTIEEQNEFFVD; encoded by the exons ATGACAGCTTTTTTGATACCAAGTATTCTTACAACTATTGTGATTTGTCAaattaacatatttttgaactcaTCTTTGCTATTTACCATTTTCTGCTTAAAAGGAATCACGTCCAAATCCGATATGTCACTAGTCTACTCAAGATTTGCGGCAGATATCGGTTATAGTTGTTCAA TTATTGTTTTCAAACTATACGTCTTGGCTGGAATGATTTCTAAGACATTTATCCTTAAGAAcatcatattttttgttattaggGCAACTGTGATACTGGGGATCATTCGAACAAGTTTGttatttataatttcattGGATCGAATAATTGCTCtattttcttctcaattttacaACCCAAATCGTCGAAAGCTTCCATTGTCTGTCATTTTCCTTATCATATCCAGCTCGATAGCTTTTGATCATTTTATAATGTTCGGATATTGTGAGAATGTCATAGATACTCCAATCGACTGCGATAGTGCCAGATGTTGTTATAATGCGTGTTATGCTCACTTTTGGATTTCACGGGAACAAGTTATGTTCTGTTGTATAGTTATGATGACAGTTTTGTTATCATTGAAGCTAGTAGTTTGCACATACTTCACACATAATCAACACGCTCGAATTTTGTCAAGA GCTGTGCGGTATTCAACAACACTACCATTTTATGATGATTTCttcttgaacaaaaaaaaacctacaaaaaACTGCATCGTTTTCCTCTCCATGACAATTGAAGAacaaaatgagttttttgttgactga
- the nhr-93 gene encoding Nuclear Hormone Receptor family (Confirmed by transcript evidence), with translation MKCHIIEDCKNTRNFTKILKPSKCMVCARPAHGYHCDVTTCKGCKSFFRRMYLLRSEIKCSGRNDCFDLKKRIEPLLRCRSCRYRKCLLVGMNPEALVFNMLTKEDSIIKVINSLDYLDQKVEKFRLCAYNPDWATMGGLADLIKNNGKLNQVDKYGPFPGWPLDPDHEFAHQNFYRDLKAFSTDRKEWRLFNLLASIEYSKTFLFFQNLDLPDQLRVLKHTAAGCSSLSCSFFTLRQKYEDIRQPDGTQRPSKLAPGYALFSALIGPMRRVGTQYFEYLLLKALYLCNPAIPGLTVQAQHVLERERRLYSNILMEFCLRNYSNGATKFVDVIQLIGVLEWQQKNLKDLHVLLLTPVLSQLPGDFCVSFVHELVFD, from the exons ATGAAGTGTCATATTATCGAAGACTGCAAGAACACCAGGAATTTT acaaaaattctGAAGCCTTCAAAATGCATGGTATGTGCTCGTCCAGCACATGGCTATCATTGTGACGTGACAACATGCAAAGGATGCAAGTCCTTTTTCCGTCGAATGTATCTATTGAGGTCTGAAATAAAATGCAGTGGTAGAAATGAttgttttgatttgaaaaagcgAA TTGAACCACTGCTCCGGTGTCGGTCGTGTAGATACAGGAAATGTCTGCTAGTTGGTATGAACCCCGAAGCTCTAGTGTTCAATATGCTAACCAAGGAAGATTCCATAATAAAAGTAATCAATTCATTGGATTACTTGGATCAGAAGgttgaaaaattccgattaTGCGCCTATAATCCAGATTGGGCAACAATGGGAGGGCTGGCggatttgattaaaaataatgGGAAACTGAATCAAGTTGATAAATATgga CCTTTTCCCGGATGGCCCCTCGATCCGGATCACGAGTTTGCGCACCAGAATTTTTATCGAGATCTTAAAGCGTTCTCAACTGACAG AAAAGAATGGAGATTGTTCAACTTGCTTGCATCaatagaatattcaaaaacattcctatttttccaaaatcttgaCTTGCCTGACCAGTTGAGAGTACTAAAACACACAGCAGCAGGCTGTAGTAGTCTAAGTTGCTCGTTTTTCACTTTAAGGCAAAAATATGAAGATATACGACAACCGGATGGAACACAGCGGCCTTCTAAATT agcACCTGGCTATGCACTGTTCTCAGCACTGATAGGACCGATGAGACGGGTCGGTACTCAATACTTTGAGTATTTGCTGCTAAAAGCATTATATTTGTGCAATCCAG CGATTCCTGGCTTAACAGTTCAAGCTCAACATGTGCTGGAAAGAGAGCGTCGGTTATATTCCAACATTCTAATGGAGTTTTGTCTTCGGAATTATTCAAATGGAGCAACGAAATTTGTAGATGTTATTCAACTGATTGGAGTGCTGGAATGGCAACAGAAGAACTTGAAGGATCTTCACGTGTTATTGTTAACACCAGTGC